The Ziziphus jujuba cultivar Dongzao chromosome 5, ASM3175591v1 genome segment aattttttttcaatctaattttagGTCCAAAACTATTTAATTATGGTTGCGAGTATtttaatgtaaataaaaattaatgcatacaaattttaaataaaaatcataaatataaaatgaaaaaataacaaatgtatgGGCaagattattatattaattgatCATATATGGTAAATGTTTTAGGGTCTTACATCATTTCATAAcatttattggttttatttcagccaaaaaaaaaaaacatttattggttttaattttcaattttttaattaaaactaaaagatattaaaatatagaatattaaaactattttttaaattttacatttagataaaaaaataaaaattgatgcagtaatatttttttatattaaattgtatcaaatttcatattaaaaaatattaaaattgtaaatttttatattttaatatttttttatattaaaatttgatagagtttaatatcaataatgtgAGATTGTTTTTAAACCTTGTCAATCAAATATCAAAGAGATCCaaattgcaataaataaaaaattcaaaaatttaaattattaaattgaaaagttaaaaatattaaaatgcacttaatttttacaataattttagaAGAGAGAAACAAACATGctcattattttttgaaatttaaataattatggaaTAGTTTCTATGTTCCAATCATGTTTCtcttttggggggggggggggggaaggaaaaaaaaaaaaaaaaaaaagaaaacatgtaAGGGCAACAtccaattgaaattttaaattttacataccatgtttaattttcttttaatttttcttaaaaaaattaattatttagcaTCTTTgtttgtaaaattatttcaagtgattttcatttttcaagagCAATTTTTCTCACCATATCCTTCCATATTTTCTCCGTCTAACCGTTTGCTATCTTTCATATGCTTTCCTCTCCATCTCCTATGCTTTTTCCTCATCTACCTCTATATTACATCTACTTTTATCTCTTAGCAAAGAATCAAAAACGAGAACAGAAACTAAAACAATGATCGTAGACTAATTTTCAGTTCCctaaaaataccaaattaagTTAACTAAAAACATTACCAAACTGACCCCTTCTTGCTCtctttaacaaattaataaaaaaacattttttttttccctaaaagtaaaaaaatcaaaatattaatctcTAGCAGAATTTGACCTCTATACCTCATAAAATGGATCCTCATGATAACTCTACTAGACAAATTCTTAAACTACGAATTATAATAAGTCTCTTAGCTCCTAAAAATCTTATTCATTAAAATCCTGCGGTCAATTTGGTCATATGGCCAGCTAGACTGTTTCGTcaccaagaaaaaaagaaaacagggaAACAGAAAGTCATAAGCACCAACAAAAGCAGTAACTGCCAGTAAACATACTCTATATGCTCCTAATCTCCACGGTTCAAATAAACTTTCAAAAGGTACCAATATATCACTAAAATATTCTAGCTATAAACctcaaaagaaagagagagaaaagtttTGTCGCCAAACAAAAACTTCACATACGGATATCAATTAGAAAATGTATCATATCCAGATCACTGCCTTGATCTGGATTCGGCTCGTCTAGCTTCATCTGGTGTTGACGGAAACAGCTCCACATACCTTGACCCGATTGTCATCTTATCCTTGGACATTGCTTTTTTAGCTTCCTCTGCCGAGGAAAACTCCACATAAGCCTCTCCTGTAGCTTTCCCATCAGGGCGGCATGCAATATGTATCCTATCTTCTGCAAGGTTGAATTCTCCAAAAAATTCAACAATATCTGATTTTGTCGCAGAGAAGGGTAGACCACGCATCTTCAATATTTCAGTGTACTCCATCTG includes the following:
- the LOC107435961 gene encoding uncharacterized protein LOC107435961 isoform X2 is translated as MQVEFALQRDRQNMGRRYVEVFRCKREDYYNAVAAEVNYEGIYDNDYHGSPPPSRSKRFSDKEQMEYTEILKMRGLPFSATKSDIVEFFGEFNLAEDRIHIACRPDGKATGEAYVEFSSAEEAKKAMSKDKMTIGSRYVELFPSTPDEARRAESRSRQ